A genomic segment from Nodularia sphaerocarpa UHCC 0038 encodes:
- a CDS encoding type I polyketide synthase, which translates to MAASKIEAELEQLQDEIRNCENSLLKLIQGKKIMVTNVPLNTREINTRLQQTQIAIVGMASIFPQAKNLQEYWENIIHKVDCITDVPPSRWSIDDYYDADPKTPDKTYCKRGGFIPDVDFNPMEFGLPPNILEVTDISQMLGLLVAKSAIEDAGYGESRLFNRDRTGVVLGVAIGRQLAIPLGARLQYPVWEKVLKSSGLSDQETQHIIEKIKSAYVQWNENAFPGMLANVISGRIANRLDLGGMNCVVDAACASSLGALQIAISELIEHRSDMMLTGGVDTDNSIMAYMCFSKTPAVSPSENVKPFDADSDGMMLGEGVGMLVLKRLEDAERDNDRIYAVIKGIGSSSDGRYKSIYAPRPEGQIKAIHRAYEDADCSPASVGLIEAHGTGTLAGDPTEFTSIKAVFGENNPKKQYIAVGSVKSQIGHTKAAAGAASLIKTALALHHKVLPPTINITQPHPKLNIESSPFYLNTQTRPWIATNDQPRRAGVSAFGFGGTNFHVVLEEYKQEHNQPYRIHNTSESILISAKTPAELRSRCEEIQHQLQSDGGKRHYAELIAAGKALEVPVTDARVGFVVNSLTQAGELLQKTIDGLKNQPEAEFWEHPQGIYYRKTGLSTNQKVVALFSGQGSQYLEMGRELVINFPCLRQAYAEMDRLLCEDGLQPVSEVVFPTPVFNGEQKTAQMSALQLTEYAQPAIGAFSAGLYKILQQAGFKADMVAGHSFGELTALWAAGVLSESDYCFLVKARGQAMATPKDSKLDNGTMLAVKGDVSQVKKLISSFPLVNIANLNSDQQMVLAGTKAEIAKVQEMLTAKGFHTVLLKVSAAFHTSLVAYALKPFANAIERVTFQPPQMPVYTNFTGKPYPHQPKVMQNILKEHLGSQVLFQEEIENIYAEGGYCFVEFGPRNTLTNLVKEILGDRPHIAVALNTNPQKDSDRTLREAVIQLRVAGLPLLNLDPYQVPRPIPADPQNPILNVRLNSTNYVSEKTKHSFEKALENGHQVKLPVSNGNHSTIPNFLTAESLQDQGISTEKVAVNGEAQLPTENIAIAVNGRTKSMKNGKSDQEDSNSTPTNPEASANYQRAIDNLEYTLIEFNRHQRHILQVHEQSLKHQTEYTKTFFGLMQQQHILWGNGKFMEQQPQTQQLAISSSERSIMRFHEHQADSLRIHEQYLSYQQEYTHNFFQLVQQHQLPTSDDTTQNSLISSFNYQDSPVIPSHPEYQLIPVTNASATVTKSQPVSTNGNGNGNGNGNGNGNGNGAHDHTIPVQDIIPPQENQTATATIVSAPPVEPVESVELVEIDVATLSETLLTIVSDKTGYPSEMLEMSMDIEADLGIDSIKRVEILGALLEIYPDLPQPNPEELGQLRTLAEIAEYIRTLAPQNSVAPATINDVLEKEEQVEEQVEEQVEEQETVISSSPSPIPDNLSQILLTIVSDKTGYPSEMLEMSMDIEADLGIDSIKRVEILGGLLELYPNLPQPNPEEVAQLRTLGEIVEYIEQTAEVVEKKILSIEKQEEAGEQGAGSKGENSSPLNPLSQYLSDKVDLTPLAPLPYKGMGENISPLLLGEGLGERLTQKYSPLSHSSIRRSPAKLKFLPEPDVLDFTLPAQHIALLTDDGSVTTTKLAEALSKRGWKTVVLSFPQTLIAKRSPLPDNINQVVLSDWSEEHLQEQLGAIACEYGKIAAFIHLNPPSLQNTSNHVCYLETEKSILRHVFLTAKYLKESLNQAAELGRSCFFTVARLDGEFGLGQKTNFGAISSGLFGLTKTVNQEWEPVFCRALDISPDLDGETVVKHILAELHDHNRLVVEVGYTAQGRTTLICEPESDDIFASPIPDPQSQVFLVSGGAKGITAKCVIELAQRYQCKFILLGRSAAEPEPVWAEGYVGEAELKKRIMEDFVAKGDKPTPVMVQKKFQTIASRREIAATLQAIEQAGGQAEYLSVDVTDAIALSLEVAGAVERLGAVTGIIHGAGNLADKRIEKKTVQDFETVYAAKVRGLENLLRCIPASQLQYLVLFSSVVGFYGNVGQSDYAIANEILNKSAHLFKRNHPNCHVVAINWGPWDSGMVSPELKKAFSERNIETIPLEIGAQMLINELEQKNNQTTQVVIGSPLLYIPETLKPELKSFRIQRRLTLAANPFLHDHVIAGKPVLPATCAVAWIANICEQLYPGYKFFSCQKYKVLKGIIFDDHQPNEYTLDLVEIAKTDVNEIEFQAKIWSNNAGKIRYNFSINIKLRRQIPVAPTYDLFNQELTNPDLSTSFYQNGASSLFHGSAFQGVKSVLNISHEKITIDCILPKLEQIQQGQFPVQTFNPYIADVQIHSLWIWSQYFHKSGCLPSEIYNFEQFAEVPFGEKFYISCEVKSKTESAVVADVITHDVNGKIYSRMMGARGIVLPRPL; encoded by the coding sequence AAAATTCTCTGCTTAAGCTTATACAGGGGAAGAAAATTATGGTGACAAATGTACCGCTCAACACTAGGGAAATAAATACACGACTGCAACAGACCCAAATTGCTATCGTGGGTATGGCTTCTATATTTCCGCAAGCCAAAAACTTACAGGAATATTGGGAAAATATTATTCACAAGGTTGATTGTATTACTGATGTTCCTCCTTCGCGTTGGAGCATAGATGATTATTACGATGCTGATCCCAAAACACCTGATAAAACCTACTGTAAACGGGGCGGATTTATCCCCGATGTCGATTTTAATCCGATGGAATTTGGGCTACCACCGAATATCTTGGAAGTTACAGATATTTCCCAGATGTTAGGTTTGCTGGTTGCCAAATCTGCGATAGAAGATGCTGGCTATGGTGAATCTCGGCTGTTTAATCGCGATCGCACTGGTGTAGTATTAGGTGTGGCGATCGGTAGACAATTAGCCATACCTCTGGGTGCAAGATTGCAATATCCTGTTTGGGAAAAAGTTCTCAAAAGCAGTGGCTTATCTGACCAAGAGACGCAACACATAATTGAGAAAATCAAAAGCGCTTATGTGCAGTGGAATGAGAACGCTTTCCCAGGAATGTTAGCTAATGTGATTAGCGGACGAATTGCCAACCGCTTAGATTTGGGGGGAATGAATTGTGTCGTCGATGCGGCTTGTGCTAGTTCCTTGGGTGCGCTGCAAATCGCCATTAGTGAGCTAATTGAGCATCGCTCTGATATGATGCTGACTGGTGGAGTTGACACAGATAACTCAATTATGGCTTATATGTGTTTCAGCAAAACCCCGGCTGTTTCTCCCAGCGAAAATGTCAAACCATTTGATGCTGATTCTGATGGGATGATGCTGGGTGAAGGTGTGGGAATGTTGGTACTCAAGCGCCTGGAAGATGCCGAGCGAGACAATGACCGCATCTATGCAGTAATTAAAGGTATTGGCAGTTCCAGCGATGGTCGCTATAAAAGCATCTATGCACCTCGTCCAGAAGGTCAAATTAAAGCCATACATCGTGCTTATGAAGATGCAGACTGCTCGCCTGCGAGTGTCGGTTTAATTGAAGCGCACGGCACTGGTACTCTAGCTGGAGACCCCACAGAATTTACATCCATTAAAGCAGTTTTTGGGGAAAATAACCCCAAAAAACAATACATTGCTGTGGGAAGTGTCAAATCACAGATTGGTCATACAAAAGCGGCTGCGGGTGCGGCTAGTCTGATTAAAACTGCTTTGGCTTTGCATCACAAAGTATTGCCACCCACAATTAACATTACTCAACCTCACCCTAAACTGAATATCGAAAGTTCTCCGTTTTATTTAAATACCCAAACTAGACCTTGGATTGCTACCAATGACCAACCTAGACGGGCTGGAGTCAGTGCTTTTGGCTTTGGTGGGACTAACTTTCACGTGGTTTTGGAAGAATACAAACAGGAACACAACCAGCCTTATCGCATACATAATACTTCTGAATCTATACTGATATCAGCTAAAACCCCCGCAGAGTTGCGATCGCGCTGTGAAGAAATCCAACATCAACTACAATCGGATGGAGGAAAACGGCATTATGCAGAACTAATTGCGGCTGGTAAAGCTTTAGAAGTTCCGGTAACAGATGCCAGAGTGGGGTTTGTTGTTAATTCTCTGACTCAAGCTGGGGAATTGTTGCAAAAAACCATTGACGGGCTGAAAAACCAGCCAGAAGCAGAATTTTGGGAGCATCCCCAAGGAATTTACTACCGTAAAACCGGACTCAGCACAAACCAAAAAGTTGTGGCTCTGTTTTCCGGTCAAGGCTCACAATACTTAGAAATGGGTCGAGAACTGGTAATTAATTTTCCTTGTCTACGACAGGCTTATGCAGAGATGGATAGGCTCTTATGTGAAGACGGTTTACAGCCTGTTTCCGAAGTTGTCTTTCCGACTCCTGTATTCAATGGGGAGCAAAAGACAGCCCAGATGTCAGCTTTGCAACTGACAGAATACGCACAGCCAGCGATTGGGGCTTTTAGCGCGGGTTTGTACAAGATTCTCCAACAAGCGGGCTTTAAAGCAGATATGGTGGCCGGACATAGCTTTGGAGAGCTTACGGCTTTATGGGCTGCGGGGGTGTTGAGCGAGTCAGATTACTGCTTCTTGGTGAAAGCTAGGGGTCAAGCTATGGCTACACCCAAGGACTCCAAGTTGGATAATGGAACCATGTTGGCGGTGAAAGGGGATGTGAGTCAGGTTAAAAAACTGATTTCAAGTTTCCCTCTCGTGAATATTGCTAACTTAAATTCTGATCAACAGATGGTGCTAGCTGGGACAAAGGCGGAAATTGCTAAAGTCCAAGAGATGCTGACGGCGAAAGGTTTCCATACTGTATTGCTGAAAGTTTCCGCAGCTTTTCATACATCCTTAGTGGCTTATGCTCTGAAACCTTTTGCTAACGCCATTGAAAGGGTGACTTTCCAGCCGCCACAAATGCCGGTTTACACGAATTTTACCGGGAAACCCTACCCGCATCAGCCAAAAGTTATGCAAAATATCCTCAAGGAACATCTGGGAAGTCAGGTGTTGTTTCAAGAGGAAATTGAAAACATTTATGCTGAAGGCGGTTATTGCTTTGTGGAATTTGGGCCGCGCAATACTCTGACTAATTTAGTCAAGGAGATTCTTGGCGATCGCCCCCATATAGCTGTAGCCTTAAATACTAATCCTCAAAAAGATAGCGATCGCACTCTGCGAGAAGCTGTTATACAATTACGTGTCGCTGGTTTACCTCTGCTCAACCTCGACCCCTACCAAGTACCGCGCCCCATCCCCGCAGATCCTCAAAATCCCATCTTGAATGTGCGCTTAAATAGCACTAACTATGTCTCTGAAAAGACGAAGCATTCCTTTGAAAAAGCGCTAGAGAATGGACATCAAGTAAAATTACCCGTTAGCAATGGTAATCACTCCACAATACCAAACTTTCTCACTGCCGAGAGCTTGCAGGATCAAGGCATATCTACAGAGAAGGTAGCAGTCAATGGTGAGGCTCAATTACCTACAGAGAACATAGCAATAGCAGTCAATGGTCGAACTAAATCTATGAAAAACGGAAAATCAGATCAAGAGGATAGCAACTCTACACCAACCAATCCCGAAGCATCTGCGAATTACCAAAGAGCGATAGATAACTTAGAATACACCCTGATCGAATTTAATCGCCATCAACGTCACATCTTACAGGTTCATGAACAGTCTTTGAAGCATCAAACAGAATATACCAAAACCTTCTTCGGGCTGATGCAACAACAGCATATCTTGTGGGGAAATGGTAAATTCATGGAGCAACAACCGCAAACCCAGCAATTGGCTATCTCCAGTTCAGAACGCAGCATCATGCGGTTTCACGAGCATCAAGCTGACAGTCTCCGCATTCATGAGCAGTATCTCAGCTATCAGCAAGAATATACTCATAACTTTTTCCAATTAGTCCAGCAACATCAACTGCCAACCTCTGATGATACCACTCAAAACAGTCTGATATCTTCGTTCAATTATCAAGATAGTCCTGTTATTCCTTCACACCCAGAATATCAACTGATTCCAGTTACAAACGCATCGGCTACTGTTACTAAATCTCAGCCTGTTTCAACTAATGGTAACGGTAACGGTAACGGTAACGGTAACGGTAATGGTAATGGTAATGGCGCACATGATCACACAATACCAGTTCAAGATATTATTCCGCCCCAGGAGAATCAAACTGCAACTGCAACCATAGTATCTGCACCACCAGTAGAGCCAGTAGAGTCAGTAGAGCTAGTAGAGATTGATGTTGCTACCCTCAGCGAAACTCTGCTCACCATCGTCAGTGATAAAACAGGCTACCCCAGCGAAATGTTAGAAATGTCGATGGACATTGAAGCTGATTTAGGCATTGATTCCATCAAACGCGTCGAGATTTTAGGAGCATTATTAGAAATATACCCCGATTTACCCCAGCCGAATCCAGAGGAACTAGGACAGCTACGCACCCTCGCGGAAATAGCTGAGTATATCAGGACTTTAGCGCCACAAAACTCTGTAGCACCTGCAACCATCAATGACGTATTAGAAAAAGAAGAGCAAGTAGAAGAACAAGTAGAAGAACAAGTAGAAGAGCAAGAGACAGTAATATCTTCCTCACCTTCGCCAATTCCAGATAATCTCAGCCAAATACTGCTCACCATCGTTAGTGATAAAACAGGCTATCCCAGCGAAATGTTAGAGATGTCGATGGATATTGAAGCTGATTTGGGCATTGATTCCATTAAACGTGTCGAGATTCTGGGAGGATTATTAGAGCTATACCCCAATTTACCCCAGCCAAATCCCGAAGAAGTGGCTCAACTGCGTACCTTGGGAGAAATAGTTGAATACATAGAACAGACGGCGGAAGTGGTAGAAAAAAAAATTCTATCTATAGAGAAACAGGAAGAAGCGGGGGAGCAGGGAGCAGGGAGCAAGGGGGAAAATTCTTCTCCACTGAATCCTCTCTCCCAATACTTATCGGATAAAGTAGACCTAACCCCCCTAGCCCCCCTTCCCTACAAGGGAATGGGGGAAAATATCTCCCCTCTCCTCCTAGGAGAGGGGCTGGGGGAGAGGTTAACCCAGAAGTATTCTCCTCTATCCCACTCCTCGATTCGCCGTAGTCCCGCCAAACTGAAATTTCTACCTGAACCCGACGTTTTAGATTTCACCTTACCTGCACAGCATATTGCTTTGCTCACCGATGATGGTTCGGTGACTACGACGAAATTAGCTGAGGCTTTAAGCAAGCGTGGCTGGAAAACCGTTGTTTTAAGTTTTCCCCAAACCTTGATTGCTAAACGATCGCCTTTACCTGACAATATCAATCAGGTGGTGCTGTCAGATTGGAGCGAGGAGCATTTGCAAGAACAGTTAGGGGCGATCGCTTGTGAATATGGTAAGATTGCCGCATTTATTCATCTCAATCCCCCAAGTCTGCAAAATACCAGTAATCATGTCTGCTATCTGGAAACAGAAAAATCTATCCTGCGTCACGTCTTTCTCACCGCTAAATACCTGAAAGAATCGTTGAATCAAGCAGCCGAGTTAGGACGCAGTTGTTTCTTCACAGTGGCTCGTCTGGATGGCGAATTTGGACTAGGACAAAAAACTAACTTTGGCGCAATTAGTAGCGGATTATTCGGACTCACCAAAACTGTCAACCAGGAATGGGAACCTGTATTTTGCCGAGCCTTAGATATCAGTCCTGATTTAGATGGCGAAACTGTGGTAAAGCATATCCTGGCTGAACTTCACGACCATAATCGATTGGTTGTGGAAGTGGGATATACTGCACAAGGACGCACAACTTTAATCTGCGAACCAGAATCAGATGATATTTTTGCTTCCCCAATTCCTGATCCCCAATCTCAAGTATTTCTGGTCAGTGGTGGTGCAAAGGGGATAACGGCTAAATGTGTGATCGAATTAGCACAGCGTTATCAATGCAAATTTATTCTTTTGGGTCGTTCTGCGGCTGAACCGGAACCTGTATGGGCTGAAGGTTACGTTGGCGAAGCCGAATTGAAAAAGCGAATTATGGAGGATTTCGTCGCTAAAGGAGATAAACCTACACCTGTAATGGTGCAGAAAAAGTTTCAAACTATTGCATCCAGGCGGGAAATAGCCGCTACCTTACAAGCCATTGAGCAAGCGGGTGGACAAGCCGAATACTTAAGTGTGGATGTTACCGATGCGATCGCCCTTTCTCTAGAAGTTGCTGGTGCAGTTGAGCGTTTGGGTGCAGTTACAGGTATTATTCATGGAGCCGGTAATCTTGCTGATAAGCGGATTGAGAAGAAAACAGTCCAAGATTTTGAAACAGTTTACGCGGCGAAAGTTAGAGGTTTAGAAAACCTGCTGCGGTGTATACCAGCCAGCCAACTGCAATATTTAGTTTTGTTTTCCTCTGTGGTGGGCTTTTATGGCAATGTGGGACAATCTGATTATGCGATCGCTAATGAAATTCTCAACAAATCAGCCCATCTCTTCAAACGCAACCATCCCAATTGTCATGTAGTCGCAATTAACTGGGGACCTTGGGATAGTGGAATGGTATCTCCAGAATTAAAAAAAGCTTTTTCCGAACGGAATATCGAAACAATTCCCCTGGAAATTGGCGCACAAATGTTAATTAACGAACTGGAACAAAAAAACAACCAAACCACACAAGTAGTCATTGGTAGCCCCCTTCTTTACATCCCAGAAACATTAAAACCAGAATTAAAAAGCTTTCGTATCCAGAGGCGATTAACATTAGCAGCCAATCCATTTTTACATGACCATGTAATTGCCGGTAAACCAGTTCTCCCCGCCACTTGTGCAGTAGCTTGGATTGCAAATATCTGTGAACAACTCTATCCCGGTTACAAATTCTTTAGTTGCCAAAAATACAAAGTTTTGAAAGGAATCATCTTTGATGATCATCAACCCAATGAATACACATTAGATTTAGTAGAAATCGCTAAAACTGATGTCAACGAAATCGAATTTCAGGCAAAAATCTGGAGTAACAATGCTGGTAAAATTCGTTATAATTTCAGCATCAATATCAAATTACGACGACAAATTCCAGTAGCTCCAACTTACGACTTATTTAACCAAGAGCTAACAAACCCCGACCTCAGCACATCATTTTATCAAAACGGGGCATCAAGTTTATTTCATGGTTCTGCTTTCCAGGGCGTAAAAAGCGTTTTAAATATTAGCCATGAAAAAATAACTATAGATTGCATATTGCCTAAACTAGAACAAATACAACAAGGGCAGTTTCCAGTCCAAACATTCAACCCTTATATTGCTGATGTTCAGATTCATTCACTGTGGATTTGGTCGCAATATTTTCACAAATCAGGTTGTTTACCTTCAGAAATTTATAATTTTGAGCAGTTCGCAGAGGTTCCATTTGGTGAAAAATTCTACATTTCTTGTGAAGTCAAATCCAAGACAGAATCGGCAGTAGTTGCTGATGTCATAACACACGATGTCAACGGAAAAATATATTCTCGGATGATGGGCGCGAGAGGCATTGTTTTACCCCGACCATTATAA
- a CDS encoding PfaB family protein: MEQLTENKIPKIAIVGMDCYLGGNCQSLENFEQSIYEGTQHFIPLPKQRWQGIEEQEQLLIKYGLTSGKPPLGAYIQHEKIDPVESPKAGEKFNPQELLMLQVADHALQNAGLHPGSKVAVLIVSGTEQALTENTPIASSQVEAKLANYVSQMWNFGGLALTLTADQSSVFKALELAQKQLVKKEVDAVLVGAVELAGDSASVLLRNQTTAINTGVNTLSYDQNAHGWMVGEGAAAIVLKLHETAKQDHSRIYAVIDALSLVEKATSQINSIPTAIDAEAVTQACQQAFGLADIKPTDVNYLEVIGSGIPSQDQSEIQGLLQAYGTSEASYSCALGSAKANVGHTYAASGLVSLIKTALCLYRRYIPVVPQWSSPKMPEIWQDSPFYVVGESKPWFLEQGATKRIAAVNGMEVDGSYAHLILSEEVGQQTQSNRYLEQIPEYLFAIAADDQASLLQQIHTLQQTIIDCPDLATAASQTFRTFQKHPQPTYTLSILGRNQAELMREIQRSSQGVNLAFETGKDWQTPVGSYFTAKPLGKNNHIAFVYSGSFNAYVGIARYLFRLFPEIYDDLVNRGVYNRAATVEKLIYPRSLNKLSKRQLETIEQQLMHDPVALLEFEVCFTGFITTILKDYFQIKPQSAFGYSLGETSMMFAQGVWTNFNQSSQNLNSSSLFKTRLAGPKNAVREYWKLPQEANIDDENIWNNYVLLCPISRIREAIKSEKRVYITLINTPEEVVISGEVQACERVIQNLKCHAYPTPLKHVIHCQPMRSEYDELAKINTLPIQDVKNTVFYSAAEYKPIPLNSQSIGKNIAQTLTQELDFPRLVNRVYNDSSKIFIEVGIGGNCSRWISKILQDKEHFTVSLNRRGIDDHVSIIRALAKLLSHRVDMDLSPLYSLSPASLNQNQPAIENITFSSNKTEQKSLTLHQPETFKQAFSTSSVNIPKQQHELLQFREFAKPTSSPSQNVMTTEKKSLMSNLISESVPENLAFDNINQNPSILLRDCAPHSTATLPQLESPDEPVLIKQKETSENCLPTDQITDSFLAKNQLPNLRKPHYQKLSQNAIRMTETHALLLEVRQESLHQISAIIQQQLELYQKSFEESSQ; encoded by the coding sequence ATGGAACAATTAACAGAAAATAAAATACCTAAAATAGCCATTGTCGGAATGGATTGTTATTTAGGTGGTAACTGCCAGAGTTTAGAGAATTTTGAACAGAGCATTTATGAAGGAACTCAACATTTTATTCCCCTCCCTAAGCAGCGATGGCAAGGCATAGAAGAGCAAGAACAGCTATTGATAAAATATGGTCTTACCAGTGGTAAACCACCATTAGGAGCATATATTCAACATGAGAAAATTGACCCTGTAGAATCACCAAAAGCAGGAGAAAAATTTAATCCTCAAGAACTTTTGATGCTTCAGGTAGCTGATCATGCTTTGCAAAATGCCGGACTTCATCCAGGTTCAAAAGTTGCAGTATTAATCGTTAGTGGCACAGAACAAGCTCTGACTGAAAATACACCAATTGCATCTTCACAGGTTGAGGCAAAACTGGCTAATTATGTTTCTCAAATGTGGAATTTTGGTGGACTGGCATTAACATTAACTGCTGACCAAAGCTCTGTTTTTAAAGCCTTAGAACTGGCACAAAAGCAACTTGTTAAAAAAGAAGTAGATGCTGTTTTAGTCGGTGCAGTGGAGCTAGCGGGGGATAGTGCGAGTGTTTTACTCCGCAATCAAACAACCGCAATCAACACAGGCGTGAATACCCTCAGTTACGATCAAAATGCTCATGGCTGGATGGTAGGTGAGGGTGCAGCCGCCATTGTCTTAAAGCTTCACGAAACCGCAAAACAAGATCACAGCCGCATCTATGCAGTAATTGACGCGCTCAGTCTTGTAGAAAAAGCCACATCTCAAATTAACTCAATTCCTACTGCTATAGATGCAGAAGCAGTCACGCAAGCTTGTCAACAGGCTTTTGGTTTAGCAGATATCAAACCCACAGACGTTAACTATTTAGAAGTTATTGGTAGTGGGATTCCATCACAAGACCAGTCAGAAATTCAGGGTTTGCTTCAGGCTTATGGAACTTCTGAAGCCAGTTACAGTTGTGCGCTGGGTAGTGCCAAAGCTAATGTTGGTCATACTTATGCAGCATCGGGGCTAGTGAGTTTAATTAAAACAGCACTTTGTTTATATCGTCGGTATATTCCCGTAGTCCCTCAGTGGTCTAGTCCCAAAATGCCAGAAATTTGGCAAGATAGTCCATTTTATGTAGTGGGGGAATCCAAACCCTGGTTTTTAGAACAAGGAGCCACTAAAAGAATCGCTGCTGTTAACGGTATGGAGGTAGATGGGAGTTATGCACATTTAATTTTGTCAGAGGAAGTCGGTCAGCAAACGCAGAGTAACAGATATTTAGAGCAAATTCCTGAGTATTTGTTTGCGATCGCAGCCGATGATCAAGCCAGTTTATTACAACAGATTCATACCCTACAACAAACTATCATTGATTGCCCTGACCTTGCAACTGCTGCCAGCCAAACTTTTAGAACCTTTCAAAAGCATCCACAGCCAACTTACACCCTGTCAATTCTCGGACGCAACCAAGCAGAATTGATGCGAGAAATTCAGCGTTCCTCCCAGGGTGTTAACCTTGCCTTTGAAACAGGTAAAGATTGGCAAACTCCTGTAGGTAGCTATTTCACAGCCAAACCACTAGGTAAAAACAATCATATCGCCTTTGTTTACTCTGGTTCCTTCAATGCTTATGTTGGTATCGCCCGGTATCTCTTCCGCTTATTTCCCGAAATTTATGATGATCTCGTCAATAGAGGCGTTTACAACCGAGCAGCCACTGTAGAAAAACTCATTTATCCCAGAAGCTTAAACAAACTCTCCAAAAGGCAATTAGAAACAATTGAACAACAATTGATGCATGATCCCGTAGCATTACTAGAATTTGAAGTATGCTTTACCGGATTCATAACTACAATTTTGAAAGATTATTTCCAAATAAAGCCCCAAAGTGCATTTGGATATAGTCTGGGCGAAACAAGTATGATGTTTGCTCAAGGTGTCTGGACTAACTTTAACCAAAGTAGCCAAAACTTGAACTCATCATCTTTATTCAAAACCAGACTAGCTGGCCCCAAAAATGCCGTGCGCGAATATTGGAAATTACCTCAAGAGGCGAACATTGACGACGAAAATATTTGGAATAACTATGTTCTCTTATGTCCAATATCCCGTATTCGAGAAGCCATCAAATCAGAGAAACGCGTTTATATAACCCTCATCAATACACCAGAAGAAGTTGTAATTTCTGGTGAAGTCCAAGCCTGTGAGAGAGTAATTCAAAACCTCAAATGTCATGCTTATCCTACTCCTCTCAAGCACGTAATTCATTGTCAGCCAATGCGCTCCGAGTACGATGAACTCGCAAAAATCAACACCTTACCTATTCAAGACGTAAAAAACACAGTTTTCTATTCCGCAGCCGAATACAAACCCATTCCGCTCAATAGTCAGTCTATTGGTAAAAACATTGCCCAAACTCTAACTCAAGAACTTGATTTTCCTCGGCTAGTTAACCGTGTCTACAACGATAGTTCTAAAATCTTTATTGAAGTAGGAATTGGCGGAAACTGTTCGCGATGGATTAGTAAAATCCTCCAAGACAAAGAACACTTCACAGTTTCTCTGAATAGAAGAGGGATAGATGATCATGTTTCAATCATCAGAGCATTAGCAAAGCTTTTGAGTCATCGAGTTGATATGGATTTATCGCCACTGTATTCTCTTTCCCCAGCCAGCTTAAATCAAAATCAACCAGCAATAGAAAATATCACCTTCTCTAGTAATAAAACTGAGCAAAAATCTCTGACACTTCATCAACCAGAAACATTCAAACAAGCATTTTCCACCTCATCAGTCAATATTCCGAAACAGCAACATGAATTACTGCAATTTAGGGAATTTGCCAAACCTACATCTTCTCCCAGCCAAAATGTGATGACAACTGAGAAAAAAAGTCTTATGAGTAACTTAATCAGCGAGAGCGTACCAGAAAATCTGGCTTTTGATAATATTAATCAAAACCCTAGTATATTGCTGCGCGATTGCGCTCCCCACAGTACCGCAACCTTACCCCAACTAGAATCACCAGATGAACCTGTTTTAATCAAACAAAAAGAAACTTCCGAAAACTGCTTACCCACAGACCAAATAACTGATAGCTTCCTTGCCAAAAATCAACTACCTAACTTACGTAAACCTCACTATCAAAAGCTGAGTCAGAACGCCATCAGAATGACCGAAACCCATGCTCTTCTATTAGAAGTACGACAAGAATCACTACATCAAATCAGCGCCATAATACAACAACAACTAGAATTGTACCAAAAATCATTTGAAGAATCCAGCCAATAA